Proteins found in one Streptococcus criceti HS-6 genomic segment:
- a CDS encoding glycoside hydrolase family 73 protein has translation MQSRLKFRPFMIVFGLVLALILLPLLLNMKTKAANTKVSTPYTESSFIKEVAPVAQKLSKAYGIKASIIIAQAAQSSDYGSDLLAVRYHNFTGTLAQSGQAKIVLTTRSYENGQWQTVKLPYAIYSNWQDSLMAYLEAISSGMWGKQLYTILATTEEYVTAAQALQKAGVNTDPDYANKLITIIREKNLTQYDS, from the coding sequence ATGCAATCAAGGCTAAAGTTTCGGCCTTTTATGATCGTTTTTGGACTTGTTTTAGCCCTTATTCTTTTGCCTCTCTTGTTGAACATGAAAACAAAGGCTGCCAATACCAAGGTTAGCACGCCTTATACAGAGTCTTCCTTCATTAAAGAGGTAGCTCCGGTAGCCCAGAAGTTATCAAAAGCCTATGGTATTAAGGCTTCTATAATTATTGCTCAGGCGGCCCAGTCATCTGATTATGGCTCTGACTTGCTGGCTGTGCGCTATCATAATTTCACAGGAACCTTAGCTCAGTCTGGGCAAGCTAAGATTGTTTTAACTACTCGGTCTTATGAAAACGGTCAGTGGCAAACAGTTAAACTGCCTTATGCTATTTATAGCAACTGGCAGGATAGTTTGATGGCTTATCTTGAGGCCATTTCTTCGGGTATGTGGGGGAAACAGCTCTACACCATCCTAGCCACAACTGAAGAGTATGTTACAGCAGCTCAGGCTCTGCAAAAAGCAGGGGTTAATACAGACCCTGACTATGCTAATAAGCTCATTACGATCATCCGAGAAAAGAATCTTACTCAGTATGATAGTTAG
- a CDS encoding M15 family metallopeptidase, with the protein MKKSSRNFFIVFILGLVVIFSFAFLHDKLASRSNQTGASQLAKVKKTKKVELGSDLPDVSADDWQLIVVNRDNITKELNPDLVAIDNIKVDSRIADNVKEFLAAAQKIDSSEHLISGYRSVEYQQELFDSYVKQEMSNDPSLSQDQAEEKVKTYSQPAGASEHQTGLAIDMSTVDSLNESDPSVVEQLKKIAPDYGFVLRFEKGKSDSTGVDYEDWHFRYVGKASAKYMTEHNLSLEEYVALLKD; encoded by the coding sequence ATGAAAAAGTCTAGTCGTAACTTTTTTATCGTTTTTATTTTAGGGTTAGTCGTTATTTTTAGCTTTGCCTTTCTGCATGATAAATTAGCTTCTCGGTCGAATCAGACAGGAGCCAGTCAGTTAGCCAAGGTTAAAAAAACCAAGAAAGTTGAATTAGGTTCGGATCTGCCTGATGTTTCAGCAGATGATTGGCAACTAATTGTGGTCAATCGTGACAACATTACCAAGGAACTTAATCCTGACCTGGTGGCTATTGATAATATCAAGGTGGACTCGCGGATTGCAGACAATGTCAAAGAATTTTTAGCGGCTGCGCAGAAGATTGATAGCAGCGAGCACCTGATTTCGGGTTATCGCAGTGTCGAGTATCAACAGGAGCTCTTTGATTCTTACGTCAAGCAGGAGATGTCTAACGACCCTAGTTTGAGTCAAGACCAAGCTGAGGAAAAGGTTAAAACTTATTCCCAGCCAGCTGGAGCTAGTGAGCACCAGACAGGGTTAGCGATTGATATGAGTACGGTTGACAGCCTCAATGAAAGCGACCCTAGCGTTGTAGAACAATTGAAAAAGATTGCGCCAGATTATGGTTTTGTTCTTCGTTTTGAAAAGGGCAAGAGCGATTCAACGGGTGTTGATTACGAGGATTGGCATTTTCGCTATGTTGGCAAGGCATCTGCCAAATATATGACCGAGCATAATCTAAGCTTGGAAGAGTATGTAGCCTTATTAAAGGATTAG